One genomic segment of Candidatus Thermoplasmatota archaeon includes these proteins:
- a CDS encoding DNA polymerase domain-containing protein, which produces MQVPLAAFRTVSQEAQFVDLWTNGKRVRVPAPFLPYAYRKERLAGGYAKEERVTVRPLSTLAPETWYRYHFQNVRGVSDQSRGAPALATADDHVAYIERILIDAPTWYRQFANTAPLKLLVIDIEQLTDGQGFPTAKSPLISIGWAESTEGAPPGEPECVLGDGKTDRDILLAFAKKVRAYDPDVIVGYNVTGYDLPMIVARMRENGLDTGLLSRSGAASYEDDENEVRIDGRLVYDVFESVKLDQTLFGIKDRRLKTVAAWLGYPVVKEDTSDTRSLVGTDRLAAYNKSDVALTRSIANIYWKNFVALAEFYGAPLNVVLRATPAFHVTVLQGRVFRQADPPIVSDGKNSERYRGLYFGPSATEDGDEAGDAGGLREAFVGGIVEIYQRGLFTPVYKCDFSSMYPSIMVSLGTGADNTRIIGSEPLAPFTVKSDGERRIYSIPDDGRRINHLVEITGVSPMAKELASLLALRLDLKKRAKATADPVEKERLNAQQNVIKVVLNSIYGVMASSFARYGSLPVAIAIVGVARRLIRMVEDELGDAKIETDTDGVYTAAKPDIERLNAVVADFVSRELGGENYTRIEAESFEAGYFHQRKSYLLLHKDGRVEKHGIAFKGSSLCGVFDKTLDRVSKALLTGGDARAVGREAFDMAKYDPADFVMRVRLGKDLADYAAANAVGAQVARKVHERTGRMPKKGEQLEYVKTSRGYDVVSPESLADLDLDYYKGLVETVLERLDIDWRPTRQRSLMEF; this is translated from the coding sequence ACGGGAAGCGCGTCCGGGTGCCCGCCCCCTTCCTTCCCTACGCCTACCGCAAGGAGCGCCTCGCGGGCGGCTACGCGAAGGAGGAGCGCGTCACGGTGCGGCCCCTCTCGACGCTTGCGCCTGAAACGTGGTACCGCTACCACTTCCAGAACGTGCGCGGCGTCTCCGACCAATCCCGCGGCGCCCCCGCGCTTGCGACCGCGGACGACCACGTCGCGTACATCGAGCGCATCCTCATCGACGCGCCGACGTGGTACCGCCAGTTCGCGAACACCGCGCCGCTCAAGCTCCTCGTCATCGACATCGAGCAGCTCACCGACGGGCAGGGTTTCCCGACCGCGAAGAGCCCGCTCATCAGCATCGGATGGGCCGAGAGCACGGAGGGCGCGCCCCCCGGCGAGCCGGAGTGCGTCCTCGGCGACGGGAAGACCGACCGCGACATCCTGCTCGCCTTCGCGAAGAAGGTGCGGGCCTACGACCCCGACGTCATCGTCGGCTACAATGTCACAGGCTACGACCTCCCGATGATCGTGGCGCGCATGCGCGAGAACGGCCTCGACACGGGCCTCCTCTCGCGCTCGGGCGCCGCGAGCTACGAGGACGACGAGAACGAGGTCCGCATTGACGGCCGCCTCGTGTACGACGTCTTCGAGTCCGTGAAGCTCGACCAGACGCTCTTCGGCATCAAGGACCGCCGGCTCAAGACCGTCGCCGCGTGGCTCGGCTACCCGGTCGTGAAGGAGGACACGAGCGACACGCGGTCGCTCGTGGGCACGGATCGTCTCGCGGCATACAACAAGAGCGACGTCGCGCTCACGCGGTCCATCGCGAACATCTACTGGAAGAACTTCGTCGCGCTCGCGGAGTTCTACGGCGCGCCGCTCAACGTCGTGCTCCGCGCGACGCCGGCCTTCCACGTCACGGTTCTCCAGGGCCGCGTCTTCCGCCAGGCGGACCCGCCCATCGTGTCCGACGGCAAGAACAGCGAGCGGTACCGCGGCCTCTACTTCGGGCCGTCCGCGACGGAGGACGGCGACGAGGCGGGCGACGCGGGCGGGCTGCGCGAGGCGTTCGTCGGCGGCATCGTGGAGATCTACCAGCGCGGCCTCTTCACGCCCGTCTACAAGTGCGACTTCTCGTCGATGTACCCGAGCATCATGGTGTCGCTCGGCACCGGCGCGGACAACACGCGCATCATCGGCAGCGAGCCGCTCGCGCCTTTCACGGTGAAGTCGGACGGCGAGCGCCGCATCTACTCGATCCCGGACGACGGCCGCAGGATCAACCATCTCGTCGAGATCACCGGCGTCTCGCCCATGGCGAAGGAGCTCGCGAGCCTCCTCGCGCTGCGCCTCGACCTCAAGAAGCGCGCGAAGGCGACCGCGGATCCCGTCGAGAAGGAGCGGCTGAACGCGCAGCAGAACGTCATCAAGGTCGTCCTCAACAGCATCTACGGCGTGATGGCCTCGTCGTTCGCGCGCTACGGAAGCCTTCCCGTCGCGATCGCGATCGTCGGCGTCGCGCGCCGCCTCATCCGCATGGTCGAGGACGAGCTCGGCGATGCCAAGATCGAGACCGACACGGACGGCGTGTACACGGCGGCGAAGCCCGACATCGAGCGCCTGAACGCGGTCGTCGCGGACTTCGTCTCGCGCGAGCTCGGCGGCGAGAACTACACCCGCATCGAGGCCGAATCGTTCGAGGCCGGCTACTTCCACCAGCGCAAATCGTACCTCCTCCTCCACAAGGACGGTCGCGTCGAGAAGCACGGCATCGCGTTCAAGGGCTCCTCCCTCTGCGGCGTCTTCGACAAGACGCTCGACCGCGTCTCCAAGGCCCTGCTCACGGGCGGCGACGCGCGCGCCGTCGGCCGCGAGGCCTTCGACATGGCGAAGTACGACCCCGCGGACTTCGTGATGCGCGTGCGCCTCGGCAAGGATCTCGCGGACTACGCGGCCGCGAACGCGGTCGGCGCCCAGGTCGCGCGCAAGGTCCACGAGCGCACGGGCCGCATGCCGAAGAAGGGCGAGCAGCTCGAATACGTGAAGACGAGCCGCGGGTACGACGTCGTCTCGCCCGAAAGCCTCGCCGACCTCGACCTCGATTACTACAAGGGCCTCGTCGAGACCGTGCTCGAGCGGCTCGACATCGATTGGCGGCCGACGCGGCAGAGGAGCCTCATGGAGTTCTAG
- a CDS encoding carboxypeptidase-like regulatory domain-containing protein: MSLGSTSTGAVLVILVAGLVAFAPQTAFAQSTTILEGTVTDAETGKPLAAYIRVSSWQGETADNRHYDETKTDENGVFRIEVPGDRGHLQVVAADQAHHTYDLKWSASDAAAPLAIALKPFPPKDAVVSGVVVDAVTGKPIAGAHVSISPDWSTKRGEPATPPEAALVDPAAGSEKPASEPIRCCAEYPSDHASMTTGEDGRYRFAVYAGAHQIAVSASNYAYLHEKVTLAEGDEKALDLALEPVPKETVVVRGVVRDASTGLPIENAHVSIQNLEWSRWNGTQTDRLGRFEIRTLPGFTQISVHSWGVGRVTLEATDATASDDIAVGEGEVAATRVAAPGIMPAPSGGPAYYTWILSLRLESGEREITIDLKPKPAPSIPLVGYIVDGATKKAIPHAWINIQNEDTGEWGHAQADKDGSYKILVRPGYHIVNAHADGYFQKTVIREIEKGEGAVRFDVVLEPGTPKYAPYPYYAVSDASVGHETREKSTAGGVSDAPSAPSNDLARASGDGATRQGAASYQGGAGNLGPYDPDAAPGKLPGKPLPTPGLAGVAAVAVLAIAALALHRKHR, from the coding sequence ATGAGCCTCGGTTCGACTTCGACGGGCGCGGTTCTCGTCATCTTGGTGGCGGGACTCGTGGCCTTCGCCCCGCAAACGGCCTTCGCACAATCGACGACGATCCTCGAAGGGACGGTGACGGACGCGGAGACGGGGAAGCCCCTCGCCGCGTACATCCGCGTCTCGAGCTGGCAGGGCGAGACCGCCGACAACCGCCATTATGACGAAACCAAGACGGACGAGAACGGGGTGTTCCGGATCGAGGTTCCGGGAGACCGGGGCCATCTGCAGGTGGTCGCGGCCGACCAGGCCCACCACACGTACGATCTGAAGTGGTCGGCAAGCGACGCCGCCGCGCCTCTTGCGATCGCGCTGAAGCCGTTCCCGCCGAAGGACGCGGTCGTCTCGGGCGTCGTCGTGGACGCCGTGACGGGCAAGCCGATCGCCGGCGCGCACGTCTCGATCTCGCCCGACTGGTCGACGAAGCGCGGCGAGCCCGCGACGCCGCCCGAAGCGGCGCTCGTGGACCCCGCGGCGGGATCCGAGAAGCCCGCGTCGGAGCCGATCCGATGCTGCGCCGAATATCCCTCGGACCACGCGTCCATGACGACGGGCGAGGACGGGCGCTACCGCTTCGCGGTGTATGCGGGCGCCCACCAGATCGCCGTCTCCGCCTCGAACTACGCCTACCTCCACGAGAAGGTGACGCTCGCCGAGGGCGACGAGAAGGCGCTCGACCTCGCCCTCGAGCCGGTGCCGAAGGAGACGGTCGTGGTCCGCGGCGTCGTGCGCGACGCGTCGACCGGGCTCCCGATCGAGAACGCGCACGTGTCGATCCAGAACCTTGAATGGAGCCGCTGGAACGGCACGCAGACCGACCGCCTCGGGCGCTTCGAGATCCGCACGCTGCCCGGCTTCACCCAGATCTCGGTCCACAGCTGGGGCGTCGGGCGGGTCACCCTCGAAGCGACCGACGCGACGGCTTCGGACGACATCGCGGTCGGCGAGGGCGAGGTCGCGGCGACCCGCGTCGCGGCGCCCGGCATCATGCCCGCGCCCTCGGGCGGACCCGCGTACTACACGTGGATCCTCTCGCTGCGCCTCGAGTCGGGCGAGCGCGAGATCACGATCGACCTCAAGCCGAAGCCCGCCCCCAGCATCCCGCTCGTGGGCTACATCGTGGACGGCGCCACGAAGAAGGCGATCCCGCACGCCTGGATCAACATCCAGAACGAGGACACGGGCGAATGGGGCCATGCGCAGGCCGACAAGGACGGGAGCTACAAGATCCTCGTGCGCCCCGGCTACCACATCGTGAACGCGCACGCGGACGGTTACTTCCAGAAGACCGTCATCCGCGAGATCGAGAAGGGCGAGGGCGCGGTGCGCTTCGACGTCGTGCTCGAGCCGGGCACGCCGAAGTACGCGCCGTACCCGTACTACGCGGTCTCGGATGCGAGCGTCGGCCACGAGACCCGCGAGAAGTCCACCGCGGGCGGCGTCTCGGACGCGCCCTCGGCGCCCTCGAACGACCTCGCGCGCGCCTCGGGGGACGGGGCGACCCGCCAGGGAGCGGCCTCCTACCAGGGCGGCGCCGGCAACCTCGGCCCGTACGATCCGGACGCGGCGCCCGGCAAGCTCCCGGGGAAGCCCCTCCCGACCCCCGGGCTCGCGGGCGTCGCCGCCGTCGCGGTCCTCGCGATCGCGGCCCTCGCGCTCCACCGGAAGCACCGGTAA